In Mycolicibacterium phocaicum, one DNA window encodes the following:
- a CDS encoding FAD-binding oxidoreductase translates to MKWNAWGDPAAAKPLSDGIRGLLTAALGIDAAPVTELEADQVTLRPSALADADRVALATIVGDEFCRTDDHNRLLRAGGKSTLDLLRRKDTGEQDAPDAILLPGSEDEIAQVLQYCTEHRIAVVPFGGGTSVVGGLDPIRNGFSAVVSLDLRRLDRLVALDKESGEAELEAGVTGPQAEKLLGAEGFSLGHFPQSFEFATIGGFAATRSSGQNSAGYNRFDDMVRGLTVVTPAGVLDLGRAPASAAGPDLRQLIVGSEGTFGVITRVRLRVHPVPETTRYEAWSFPDFATGAAALRAVVQTGTGPTVIRLSDEVETGINLATTESIGEQTITGGCLAITLFEGTAAHTASRHDETRALLAAQGGTSLGEAPARAWQHGRFGAPYLRDSLLTAGALCETLETATTWSNVPALKAAVTEALTTSLRESGTPALVMCHISHVYPTGASLYFTVVAGQRGNPIEQWRAAKTAASEAMVRCGATITHHHAVGADHKPWMTAEVGDLGVEVLRAVKNVLDPGGILNPGKLIP, encoded by the coding sequence ATGAAGTGGAACGCCTGGGGTGACCCCGCTGCAGCCAAGCCCCTGTCCGATGGCATCCGCGGCCTGCTGACCGCAGCCCTGGGCATCGACGCGGCCCCGGTGACCGAGCTCGAGGCCGACCAGGTCACGTTGCGCCCGTCGGCCCTGGCGGACGCCGACCGCGTCGCGCTCGCAACGATCGTCGGTGACGAGTTCTGCCGCACCGACGATCACAACCGCCTGCTGCGGGCCGGTGGCAAGTCGACGCTGGACCTGTTGCGCCGCAAGGACACCGGCGAGCAGGACGCGCCGGACGCGATCCTGCTGCCGGGCTCCGAGGACGAGATCGCCCAGGTGCTTCAGTACTGCACCGAACACCGCATCGCGGTCGTCCCGTTCGGCGGTGGCACCAGCGTGGTCGGCGGACTCGACCCGATCCGAAACGGTTTCAGCGCCGTCGTGTCGCTGGACCTGCGCCGCCTGGACCGACTCGTCGCCCTCGACAAGGAATCCGGCGAGGCCGAACTCGAGGCCGGCGTCACCGGCCCGCAGGCCGAGAAACTCCTTGGTGCCGAGGGCTTTTCGCTCGGCCACTTCCCGCAGAGCTTCGAATTCGCGACCATCGGCGGGTTCGCCGCGACGCGGTCGTCGGGCCAGAACTCGGCGGGCTACAACCGGTTCGACGACATGGTGCGCGGGCTCACCGTCGTCACTCCGGCGGGCGTCCTCGATCTGGGCCGCGCCCCGGCGTCGGCGGCCGGCCCCGACCTGCGGCAGCTGATCGTCGGCTCGGAGGGCACCTTCGGCGTCATCACCCGGGTCCGGTTGCGCGTGCACCCCGTGCCCGAGACCACGCGCTACGAAGCCTGGTCGTTCCCCGACTTCGCCACCGGCGCAGCGGCTCTGCGGGCCGTCGTGCAGACCGGCACCGGACCGACCGTCATCCGACTCTCCGACGAGGTCGAGACCGGCATCAACCTGGCCACCACCGAGAGCATCGGCGAGCAGACCATCACCGGCGGCTGTCTGGCCATCACGCTGTTCGAAGGCACGGCCGCCCATACCGCGAGCCGTCACGACGAAACCCGCGCCCTGCTGGCCGCCCAGGGTGGCACGTCGCTCGGCGAGGCCCCGGCCCGTGCCTGGCAGCACGGCCGGTTCGGCGCCCCGTACCTGCGTGACTCGCTGCTGACGGCCGGCGCGCTGTGCGAGACCCTCGAGACCGCGACGACGTGGTCCAACGTGCCGGCGCTGAAGGCAGCCGTCACCGAGGCGCTGACGACGTCGTTGCGGGAAAGCGGCACCCCGGCACTGGTGATGTGCCACATCTCGCACGTCTACCCCACCGGCGCCTCGCTGTACTTCACGGTCGTCGCCGGCCAGCGCGGCAATCCCATCGAGCAGTGGCGCGCGGCGAAAACCGCCGCGTCCGAGGCGATGGTGCGCTGCGGAGCCACCATCACCCACCACCACGCCGTCGGCGCCGACCACAAGCCATGGATGACGGCCGAGGTCGGCGACCTCGGCGTCGAGGTGCTGCGCGCCGTCAAGAACGTCCTCGACCCCGGCGGAATCCTCAACCCTGGCAAGCTGATCCCGTGA
- a CDS encoding SDR family oxidoreductase, translating to MQLARRSISLDGATVVITGGARGIGAKTAELFAQHGATVWIGDIDADIAEQTARRIPRCRSARLDVTRRDSWDQFVGQVLKESGRIDVLINNAGVMPLGAFESEAEATTDLILDVNVRGVLNGMRAVIPLMITRGSGHVVNIASMAGMIPVPGMVTYNASKFAAVGASLAARNEYAGTGVTVCAVLPSAVRTELSSGVQLGGGMPTVDPEDVAQAVLKTLRTKAARTSVPEWVAPGWALVDALVPEFVQRAARSLIDDRRALTALDPVGRSAYLDRIERQTKDHDAESNSDAQR from the coding sequence ATGCAGCTAGCACGACGTTCCATCTCACTCGACGGAGCCACCGTCGTCATCACCGGAGGCGCGAGGGGCATCGGCGCAAAGACCGCCGAGTTGTTCGCGCAGCACGGCGCCACCGTGTGGATCGGCGACATCGACGCCGACATCGCGGAACAGACGGCCCGCAGAATTCCCCGCTGTCGCAGCGCGCGCCTCGACGTCACCCGGCGCGACTCCTGGGACCAGTTCGTCGGGCAGGTGCTGAAGGAATCCGGCCGTATCGACGTCCTCATCAACAACGCCGGCGTGATGCCGCTGGGCGCTTTCGAGTCCGAAGCCGAGGCCACGACCGACCTGATCCTCGACGTCAACGTCCGGGGCGTCCTGAATGGCATGCGGGCGGTGATCCCACTGATGATCACGCGCGGCAGCGGCCACGTCGTGAACATCGCGTCGATGGCGGGCATGATCCCCGTCCCCGGCATGGTCACCTACAACGCCAGCAAGTTCGCCGCGGTCGGCGCGTCCCTCGCCGCGCGGAACGAGTACGCCGGAACGGGTGTCACCGTGTGCGCGGTGCTGCCGTCGGCGGTCCGCACCGAACTCTCCTCCGGCGTTCAACTCGGCGGTGGCATGCCGACCGTCGATCCTGAAGATGTCGCGCAGGCGGTGCTGAAGACGTTGCGCACCAAGGCCGCCCGTACCTCGGTACCCGAATGGGTGGCACCGGGCTGGGCGCTGGTCGACGCGCTGGTCCCGGAGTTCGTCCAACGCGCGGCGCGCTCGCTCATCGACGACCGCCGCGCCCTGACCGCGCTGGACCCGGTCGGCCGATCGGCCTACCTGGACCGGATCGAGCGGCAGACGAAAGACCATGACGCCGAGTCGAACTCGGACGCACAACGATGA
- a CDS encoding flavin-containing monooxygenase translates to MSKRDPRIVIIGAGVAGIASAYTFQQAGFTNFTILEKGSDVGGVWHWNRYPGLTCDVPSHIYQFAFAPKPDWSHIWAGGEEIQEYHRDVVERFGLDNHLRLGTEVTALHYDQDAHTWTVTTENDTLTADFVICATGVLHHPFTPDIPGMDSFEGTVVHTARWDPELETAGKRIAVIGTGSTGVQVVSALQPQAGKLLHFARSPQWMLWAPMKLPQLSAVTALLRAMPQLYQTVAERIPLWGSSVLVDIVTKPTWRRKLVQQYARLSLRAQVRDPKLRAALTPDYQPLCKRQVLSGTYYRAIKAPNAQLVTDRIAEFTPTGIRTAEGEHHRIDIAVLATGFQAHNYMRPMQVVGRDGVTLDDAWVKGPRAYRMTAIPGFPNLFTVLGPNSPTGSISLQYTAELTARYIVKWLERFERGEIDEVEVTEAATDEFNAAAVEAMEPTVWNTGCNSWYFSEGGTIDLWPFDVATITRMLSEPEPEHYRVS, encoded by the coding sequence ATGAGCAAACGTGATCCGCGCATCGTCATCATCGGCGCCGGCGTCGCCGGGATCGCCTCCGCATACACCTTCCAGCAGGCCGGGTTCACCAACTTCACCATCCTGGAGAAGGGTTCGGACGTCGGCGGGGTCTGGCACTGGAACCGCTACCCCGGGCTGACGTGTGATGTGCCGTCGCACATCTACCAGTTCGCCTTCGCCCCCAAGCCCGACTGGAGCCACATCTGGGCGGGCGGCGAGGAGATTCAGGAGTATCACCGCGACGTCGTCGAGCGGTTCGGCCTCGACAACCACCTGCGGCTGGGCACCGAAGTCACGGCGCTGCACTACGACCAGGACGCCCACACCTGGACCGTCACGACCGAGAATGACACACTGACAGCCGATTTCGTCATCTGCGCCACCGGCGTGCTGCACCACCCGTTCACGCCGGACATCCCCGGCATGGACTCCTTCGAGGGCACCGTCGTGCATACCGCGCGGTGGGACCCCGAGCTGGAGACCGCGGGCAAGCGCATCGCCGTGATCGGCACCGGATCGACCGGCGTGCAGGTGGTTTCGGCACTACAGCCGCAAGCCGGCAAGTTGCTGCACTTCGCCCGGTCCCCGCAGTGGATGCTGTGGGCACCGATGAAGCTGCCACAGCTGAGTGCCGTCACCGCCCTGCTGCGGGCCATGCCGCAGCTGTATCAGACTGTCGCCGAGCGCATTCCGCTGTGGGGCTCGAGCGTTCTCGTCGATATCGTGACCAAGCCGACGTGGCGCCGCAAGCTGGTGCAGCAGTACGCCCGGCTGAGTCTGCGGGCCCAGGTCCGCGACCCGAAGTTGCGTGCCGCACTGACCCCCGACTACCAGCCGCTGTGCAAACGGCAGGTGCTCTCGGGTACGTACTACCGGGCGATCAAGGCCCCCAACGCCCAGCTGGTCACCGATCGCATCGCCGAGTTCACGCCCACCGGCATCCGCACCGCGGAGGGCGAGCACCACCGGATCGATATCGCCGTGCTGGCCACCGGTTTTCAGGCGCACAACTACATGCGTCCGATGCAGGTGGTGGGCCGCGACGGCGTCACGCTGGACGACGCATGGGTCAAGGGCCCCCGCGCCTACCGGATGACCGCGATTCCGGGCTTCCCGAATCTGTTCACAGTGCTCGGCCCGAACTCGCCGACCGGATCCATCTCGCTGCAGTACACCGCCGAACTCACCGCGCGGTACATCGTGAAGTGGCTCGAACGATTCGAGCGCGGCGAGATCGACGAAGTCGAGGTGACCGAGGCGGCCACCGACGAATTCAACGCCGCGGCAGTCGAAGCCATGGAGCCGACGGTGTGGAACACCGGTTGCAATTCCTGGTACTTCAGCGAAGGCGGCACCATCGACCTGTGGCCGTTCGACGTCGCCACCATCACCCGGATGCTGAGCGAGCCCGAGCCGGAGCACTACCGGGTCAGCTGA
- a CDS encoding glycerol-3-phosphate dehydrogenase/oxidase, producing MTTSALNAARRSAELTALADGETVDVVVIGGGITGVGIALDAATRGLSTVLVEKHDLAFGTSRWSSKLVHGGLRYLATGNVGIARRSAIERGILMSRNAPHLVHAMPQLVPLLPEMNRASRALVRTGFIAGDGLRRLAGTSAAVLPRSGRVDAARAAELVPAVRRDGLGGALLAYDGQLIDDARLVTAVARTAAQHGARILTRTAASDATGTSVRLTDQLTGESFDLTARAVINAAGVWAGEVDGAIKLRPSRGTHLVFDAAAFGNPTAALTVPIPGALNRFIFAMPEQLGRVYLGLTDEDAPGPIPDVPQPTPAEITFLLDTVNTALATSLGPDDVRGAYAGLRPLIDTGEGNTADVSRDHAVVESGSGLLSVIGGKLTEYRYMAEDVLNQAVALRDLGAGECRTRNLPLVGAPENPVSVDHVAALPESLVARYGAEAPNVFAAATCDRPTEPVADGIDVTRAEFEYAVTHEGALTADDILDRRTRIGLVDADRERVAAVAQDFI from the coding sequence ATGACCACCAGTGCCCTCAACGCCGCCCGTCGCAGCGCCGAGTTGACGGCCCTGGCCGACGGCGAGACCGTCGACGTCGTCGTCATCGGCGGCGGCATCACCGGCGTGGGCATCGCGCTGGACGCCGCAACGCGCGGACTGTCGACGGTGCTCGTCGAGAAACACGACCTGGCGTTCGGCACCAGCCGGTGGAGTTCCAAACTCGTGCATGGCGGCCTGCGCTACCTGGCGACCGGAAATGTCGGGATCGCCCGGCGCAGCGCCATCGAGCGCGGCATCCTGATGAGCCGCAACGCCCCGCACCTGGTACACGCCATGCCGCAGTTGGTGCCGTTGCTGCCCGAGATGAACAGGGCCTCAAGGGCTTTGGTGCGCACGGGCTTCATCGCCGGCGACGGCCTGCGCCGGCTGGCCGGCACGTCGGCCGCGGTCCTGCCGCGGTCGGGTCGTGTCGATGCGGCCCGCGCCGCCGAATTGGTGCCCGCGGTCCGCCGCGACGGACTCGGCGGCGCGCTGCTCGCCTACGACGGCCAGTTGATCGACGATGCCCGTCTGGTCACCGCGGTGGCGCGCACCGCCGCGCAGCACGGCGCCCGCATCCTCACCCGGACGGCGGCCTCCGACGCGACCGGCACGTCGGTGCGGCTCACCGACCAGCTCACCGGCGAGTCCTTCGACCTGACCGCGCGCGCGGTGATCAACGCCGCCGGCGTGTGGGCCGGCGAGGTCGACGGCGCCATCAAGCTGCGGCCCAGCCGCGGCACCCACCTGGTGTTCGATGCCGCGGCGTTCGGCAATCCGACTGCGGCCCTGACGGTTCCGATCCCCGGCGCGCTCAACCGGTTCATCTTCGCCATGCCCGAACAGCTCGGCCGCGTCTACCTCGGACTCACCGACGAGGACGCGCCCGGCCCCATTCCCGATGTGCCGCAACCGACTCCGGCCGAGATCACGTTCCTGCTGGACACCGTCAACACCGCACTGGCGACGAGCCTGGGGCCCGACGATGTGCGTGGTGCCTACGCCGGGCTGCGGCCGCTGATCGACACCGGCGAGGGCAACACCGCCGACGTCTCCCGCGATCACGCTGTCGTCGAGTCGGGCAGCGGGCTGCTCAGTGTCATCGGCGGCAAGCTCACCGAATACCGCTACATGGCAGAGGATGTGCTGAACCAGGCGGTGGCGCTGCGTGACCTCGGCGCGGGGGAGTGCCGGACTCGCAATCTGCCCCTGGTCGGGGCTCCGGAGAACCCGGTGTCGGTGGATCATGTTGCAGCGCTGCCGGAGTCATTGGTCGCGCGTTACGGCGCGGAGGCGCCCAACGTGTTCGCCGCTGCGACCTGTGACCGGCCCACCGAGCCGGTGGCCGACGGAATCGACGTCACCCGCGCCGAATTCGAATACGCCGTCACGCACGAAGGTGCGCTCACCGCCGACGACATCCTGGATCGTCGGACCCGGATCGGGTTGGTCGACGCCGACCGCGAGCGCGTCGCTGCCGTGGCGCAGGATTTCATCTAG
- a CDS encoding patatin-like phospholipase family protein has protein sequence MKRALVIGCGGTIGGAWIVAALHALQEQTGWDPREASVLQGTSAGAEIVTMLGGGASVDDLVAMHRGTSTDERLIRHVEATPPSLPPLPSLRFLNPALLRSQTGLAAATGIAPTGRADATWLQRLASGFADAAGWVPHPGARMVAFDYQRGERVAFGAPGAPKATAGEALRASWGVPGWMPPVSIGDRRFVDGGAASTASVDLISHDDADLIYVITPMASESGVRAPGLGGILEDRLLRRPMSKVLDAEIATARARGIEVVVIQPDADDLAGLGANFMLRSKRRAAFESAMTTAPKTVRRAWES, from the coding sequence ATGAAGCGGGCACTGGTCATCGGCTGCGGCGGGACCATCGGCGGCGCCTGGATCGTCGCGGCCCTGCACGCCCTGCAGGAGCAGACGGGCTGGGACCCGCGGGAAGCCTCCGTGTTGCAGGGCACGTCGGCGGGCGCCGAGATCGTCACGATGCTCGGCGGCGGCGCGTCCGTCGACGACCTGGTGGCGATGCACCGCGGCACCAGTACCGATGAGCGCCTGATCCGGCACGTCGAGGCCACGCCGCCGAGCCTGCCACCACTGCCGTCGCTCCGGTTTCTGAACCCGGCACTCCTGCGCAGCCAAACAGGCCTGGCCGCCGCCACCGGGATCGCCCCGACCGGCCGTGCCGACGCAACATGGCTGCAGCGCTTGGCATCTGGCTTCGCCGACGCCGCCGGCTGGGTACCACACCCCGGCGCGCGCATGGTGGCATTCGACTACCAGCGGGGCGAGCGCGTGGCATTCGGCGCACCCGGTGCACCGAAAGCCACTGCGGGCGAGGCACTCCGGGCATCGTGGGGGGTGCCCGGCTGGATGCCTCCGGTCAGCATCGGCGACCGCAGGTTCGTCGACGGCGGCGCCGCGTCCACCGCGTCGGTCGACCTCATCAGCCACGACGATGCCGACCTGATCTACGTCATCACCCCGATGGCCTCCGAAAGTGGCGTTCGCGCACCCGGATTGGGCGGCATCCTCGAAGACCGGTTACTCCGCCGTCCGATGTCGAAGGTGCTGGATGCCGAGATCGCCACCGCGCGGGCTCGCGGCATCGAGGTCGTGGTGATCCAACCGGACGCCGACGATCTGGCCGGCCTGGGCGCCAACTTCATGCTGCGCAGCAAGCGGCGCGCGGCGTTCGAATCCGCCATGACCACCGCACCGAAGACGGTGCGTCGAGCTTGGGAGTCCTGA
- a CDS encoding DUF3145 domain-containing protein — protein MRASNQLADATTGVVYIHASPAAVCPHVEWALSSTLSARANLKWTPQPAMPGQLRAITNWMGPVGTGAQLASALRSWSVLRFEVTEDPSAGVDGHRWCHTPTLGLWSGSMSANGDTMVGEQRLRTLMEGGADMLAAELDTVLGTAWDEALEPYRGGGAEVGEVSWLNRGVG, from the coding sequence ATGCGTGCGTCGAACCAACTCGCCGACGCGACGACGGGCGTGGTGTATATCCATGCCTCTCCCGCGGCGGTATGCCCGCATGTGGAGTGGGCACTTTCGTCGACTCTGTCGGCGCGGGCGAACCTCAAGTGGACGCCCCAACCTGCCATGCCCGGTCAGTTGCGCGCCATCACCAACTGGATGGGGCCCGTCGGCACCGGAGCCCAGCTCGCCAGCGCACTGCGCTCGTGGTCGGTGCTGCGCTTCGAGGTGACCGAGGACCCGAGCGCCGGCGTCGACGGGCACCGCTGGTGCCACACCCCGACCCTGGGCCTGTGGAGCGGTTCGATGAGCGCCAACGGTGACACCATGGTCGGCGAACAGCGCCTGCGCACCTTGATGGAAGGCGGCGCCGACATGCTCGCCGCTGAACTCGACACCGTCCTGGGCACCGCCTGGGACGAGGCTCTGGAGCCCTACCGCGGCGGCGGCGCCGAGGTCGGCGAAGTCAGCTGGCTCAACCGGGGCGTCGGGTAG
- a CDS encoding LLM class flavin-dependent oxidoreductase — MAITLHWFLPTNGDSRTDLSLGNAVGGAGSRADAFGADRVPDLDYLSLVAGAAEKLGFTGALTPTSSWCEDAWVFTAALTQRTEHFKYLVAFRPGLQAPTLVAQAAATYQRISRNRLLLNVVTGGDDVEQRRFGDYLGKSERYERAAEFLTIFRQLWSGEPVTFTGKHLSVENSTIIPAETWPDIYLGGSSAEALEVAAEHADVYLTWGEPPAQVAEKLDAVRHQVKNLGRARRAAGELRFGIRLHVISRPTEEEAWAQADKLLAGLDPESINRAQQIQRNSQSEGQRRMSALHGGRTDNLEVSPNLWAGIGLVRGGAGTALVGSHQQVADRIAEYHELGLDEFILSGYPHLEEAFTFGEGVVPILAERGLLADRRS; from the coding sequence ATGGCCATCACGTTGCACTGGTTCCTGCCGACCAATGGTGACTCGCGCACCGACCTGAGTCTCGGCAACGCGGTCGGAGGCGCAGGCAGCCGGGCAGACGCCTTCGGCGCGGATCGGGTGCCCGACCTCGACTACCTCAGTCTGGTGGCCGGCGCCGCGGAGAAGCTCGGGTTCACGGGGGCGCTGACCCCCACCAGCAGCTGGTGTGAGGACGCCTGGGTGTTCACGGCCGCACTGACCCAGCGGACCGAACACTTCAAGTACCTCGTGGCGTTCCGGCCGGGGCTGCAGGCCCCGACCCTCGTCGCCCAGGCGGCCGCCACGTACCAGCGCATCTCGCGGAATCGATTGCTGCTCAACGTGGTCACCGGCGGCGACGATGTCGAGCAGCGCCGCTTCGGCGACTACCTCGGCAAATCCGAGCGCTACGAGCGGGCCGCCGAGTTCCTCACCATCTTCCGGCAGCTGTGGTCCGGCGAGCCGGTCACCTTCACCGGCAAGCACCTGTCGGTGGAGAACTCGACGATCATCCCCGCCGAGACGTGGCCCGACATCTATCTGGGCGGCTCCTCGGCCGAAGCACTGGAAGTGGCCGCCGAACACGCCGACGTGTACCTCACGTGGGGTGAGCCGCCCGCCCAGGTCGCCGAGAAGCTCGACGCCGTGCGGCACCAGGTCAAGAACCTGGGCCGCGCGCGACGGGCGGCGGGAGAATTGCGGTTCGGGATTCGGCTGCACGTCATCAGCCGCCCCACCGAAGAGGAGGCGTGGGCGCAGGCCGACAAGCTGCTGGCCGGCCTGGACCCCGAGAGCATCAACCGTGCCCAGCAGATACAGCGCAATTCGCAGTCGGAGGGTCAGCGTCGGATGTCCGCCCTGCATGGCGGACGGACCGACAACCTGGAGGTGTCGCCCAATCTGTGGGCCGGTATCGGACTGGTCCGCGGCGGCGCCGGCACCGCGCTGGTCGGCAGTCATCAGCAGGTCGCCGACCGCATCGCCGAATACCACGAGCTGGGCCTCGACGAGTTCATCCTGTCCGGATATCCACATCTGGAAGAGGCCTTCACCTTCGGCGAGGGCGTCGTCCCCATCCTGGCGGAGCGTGGGCTGCTCGCTGATCGGCGCTCCTGA
- a CDS encoding diacylglycerol kinase, whose protein sequence is MTGTLRRVTLLTNPASGQGRGSAAAQRAVARLQRRGVDVVELIGSDAAHARRLLDEALQHGTDAVVVAGGDGIISLALQALAQGDVPLGIIPAGTGNDHAREFGIPRDDPEAAADIIATGRTRTIDLGRIEGADGTVRWFGTVMSAGFDSLVTDRANRMTWPRGRMRYNAAMLVELSQLRLHTARVSFDGGPEQEIPVTLATFGNGKSYGGGMLICPGADLGDGLLDVTMAASESRLKLVRLFPTVFKGTHVHLDEVTTRRARTVTIDVPGINAYADGEFVCPLPVTVSAVPDALRVLVP, encoded by the coding sequence GTGACAGGCACCCTGCGGCGAGTCACCCTGCTGACCAACCCCGCATCCGGCCAGGGACGGGGCTCGGCGGCGGCGCAGCGCGCCGTCGCCCGGCTGCAACGCCGCGGCGTCGACGTCGTCGAGCTGATCGGGTCCGACGCCGCCCATGCCCGTCGGCTGCTCGACGAGGCACTCCAACACGGCACCGATGCCGTGGTGGTCGCCGGCGGCGACGGCATCATTTCCCTTGCACTGCAGGCACTTGCGCAGGGCGACGTGCCGCTGGGGATCATCCCCGCCGGCACCGGCAACGACCACGCCCGCGAGTTCGGGATTCCGCGGGACGACCCGGAAGCCGCCGCGGACATCATCGCGACGGGCCGTACCCGCACCATCGACCTGGGCCGGATCGAGGGCGCCGACGGCACCGTGCGCTGGTTCGGCACCGTGATGTCGGCAGGATTCGACTCGCTGGTCACCGATCGCGCCAACCGGATGACGTGGCCGCGGGGCCGGATGCGCTACAACGCGGCGATGCTGGTGGAACTGTCGCAGTTGCGGCTGCACACGGCGCGGGTCAGTTTCGACGGTGGTCCCGAGCAGGAAATACCCGTGACGCTGGCGACTTTCGGCAACGGCAAGAGCTATGGCGGGGGCATGCTGATCTGCCCTGGCGCCGACCTGGGCGACGGCCTGTTGGATGTCACGATGGCAGCCTCGGAATCGCGGCTCAAGTTGGTCCGCCTGTTTCCGACGGTCTTCAAGGGCACGCACGTCCACCTCGACGAGGTGACCACGCGGCGGGCCCGCACCGTCACGATCGATGTGCCCGGGATAAACGCCTATGCCGATGGCGAATTCGTGTGCCCGTTGCCGGTGACGGTGTCCGCGGTGCCGGATGCGTTGCGGGTTCTCGTTCCCTAG
- a CDS encoding TetR/AcrR family transcriptional regulator translates to MPRLTRVQRQEQTRAELLDAAKARFLKHGYASTSLEDIADDAGYSKGAVYSNFGSKPVLCREVLEAIHRDKFSEMSELAMSDADVASRVEAVNAWIERTAGDVGWTMLELEFVVLSRNDPELGQMVTDLRNEAAQMVVDVLRSLAVDLGLGEEQMVAAGVIDSFDDIGNLFLSAGIGLGIQRAVDPTLPARPVTGAITRLMNLLALLAATQD, encoded by the coding sequence ATGCCGCGATTGACCAGGGTGCAGCGTCAGGAGCAGACGCGCGCCGAACTGCTCGACGCGGCGAAGGCGCGGTTTCTCAAGCATGGGTATGCGTCCACCAGCCTCGAGGACATCGCCGACGACGCCGGCTACAGCAAGGGTGCGGTGTATTCGAACTTCGGCAGCAAGCCGGTCTTGTGCCGGGAAGTGCTCGAGGCCATCCACCGCGACAAGTTCTCCGAGATGTCCGAGCTGGCGATGTCGGATGCCGACGTGGCGAGCCGCGTCGAGGCGGTGAATGCGTGGATCGAACGCACCGCGGGCGATGTGGGCTGGACCATGCTGGAACTCGAATTCGTGGTGCTGTCACGCAACGATCCCGAGTTGGGGCAGATGGTCACGGACCTACGCAACGAAGCGGCCCAGATGGTCGTCGACGTATTGCGTTCGCTCGCGGTCGATTTGGGGCTCGGTGAAGAGCAGATGGTTGCCGCCGGAGTGATCGACAGCTTCGACGACATCGGCAATCTGTTCCTGAGCGCCGGCATCGGGCTGGGGATTCAACGTGCCGTCGACCCGACACTGCCGGCGAGGCCGGTCACCGGCGCCATCACCCGGTTGATGAATCTGCTTGCGCTGCTTGCGGCTACGCAGGACTGA
- a CDS encoding TetR/AcrR family transcriptional regulator, translated as MMSISNDEARDPLDARIIDAAADCVIAFGVDRVTLAEIARRAGVSRPTVYRRWPDTQAILAALLTARITNSLNEVAVAGTDREAIVERMVGMAERLRDDEVIMSVLSSAPALAMVYISQRMGTSQQILLEVLAGALATAQTDGSVRPGDPRQLAAMCLLIVQSAIQSAQMVAPVLDVAALDIELAHSLNGYLKP; from the coding sequence ATGATGTCAATCAGTAACGATGAAGCTCGGGATCCTCTGGATGCCCGAATCATCGACGCTGCGGCCGACTGCGTGATCGCCTTCGGGGTGGATCGCGTGACGCTGGCCGAGATCGCACGCCGCGCCGGCGTCAGCCGGCCGACGGTGTACCGGCGCTGGCCGGACACCCAGGCGATCCTCGCGGCACTGCTGACGGCACGAATCACCAACTCCCTCAACGAGGTTGCCGTCGCCGGCACCGACCGTGAGGCGATCGTCGAACGAATGGTCGGCATGGCGGAGCGGCTGCGTGACGACGAGGTCATCATGTCCGTCCTGAGCAGCGCACCCGCCCTGGCGATGGTGTACATCTCCCAACGGATGGGTACCAGCCAGCAGATCCTGCTGGAAGTGCTGGCCGGCGCGCTCGCCACGGCGCAGACCGACGGCAGCGTCCGTCCCGGCGATCCCAGGCAACTCGCCGCCATGTGCCTGCTGATCGTCCAGTCGGCCATCCAGTCGGCGCAGATGGTCGCGCCCGTCCTCGACGTCGCCGCGCTGGACATCGAACTTGCTCACTCCCTGAACGGATACCTCAAGCCATGA